In Candidatus Nitrospira nitrosa, the genomic stretch AGGTCGACCGATCCCCGCTAGACACCTCATCCTTTAAAAAACATCCCGCTGCTCTTCAGCTCACGTTTGACCGCCAGATATTCCTGCAGTCGTTCCGCAACATCAGGCACGTCTTCCGGACGATCCACCCTCAGTGAGGCATGCTTGGTTTCCCAGACCCGGATGCGAATGCCATGGTCGAGCGCACGAAGTTGTTCAAGCTTTTCAGCATCCTCGATGCGACTGGTCGGGAGGGAGGCTAATCGAAGCAACGTCTCTTTCGTATAGATGTAGAGTCCGAGATGAATATAGTGGAGCCCTCCGACCACTTGCGGCTTGAGGTCGTCGCGAACCAACGGGATCGGCGCGCGTGAAAAATAGAGCGCATCGCCTTTCGTATCGGTCACGACTTTCACTACGGCAGGATTGAGGAGATCTTCCGTCGAATCGATCACTCGCTTCAACGTTCCCATCCCCACACCACCAACCAAAAACGGCTCGACCAGATCGGTCAACAGGTCAGGCGTCAAGGGAATCTCATCCCCTTGCAAGTCTACGAAACAATCCCCTGCAAACATGCGAGCCACGGCAGCCACCCGATCCGTTCCCGTCCGATACTCGCCAGG encodes the following:
- the kdsB gene encoding 3-deoxy-manno-octulosonate cytidylyltransferase, which encodes MTKTSRTVTVVIPARYGSSRFPGKPLVELNGKPMIQHVYEQAAACRAVSEVLVATDDERIKTTVERFGGRVLIVPGEYRTGTDRVAAVARMFAGDCFVDLQGDEIPLTPDLLTDLVEPFLVGGVGMGTLKRVIDSTEDLLNPAVVKVVTDTKGDALYFSRAPIPLVRDDLKPQVVGGLHYIHLGLYIYTKETLLRLASLPTSRIEDAEKLEQLRALDHGIRIRVWETKHASLRVDRPEDVPDVAERLQEYLAVKRELKSSGMFFKG